One window from the genome of Leishmania panamensis strain MHOM/PA/94/PSC-1 chromosome 13 sequence encodes:
- a CDS encoding hypothetical protein (TriTrypDB/GeneDB-style sysID: LpmP.13.0400): MQFRGVAVSRATRRPCPPVLITGRCFLLKPCRHAPLETSSQQYSSLLHDMECVELTPSESHTGNQRGTVPANLAGNSYYARRYSAQGDARRGTLGTSESRVQFCSGDVVLRMSLCAVPRALAHRRIVDVTGMQTSFHNVSERHSRALATVEEAMQTMHLHDGHEVPALQRGDVNLIRLQARCVYISPPPSHSSAAGEAAIVSLRHLSSVLRPLSNPDVLLAQMRRLSFRSEMEAVQAAQVAASFVAGLRGGGPVPGEHGASLDVFCSAAVLRPVVRDGHVVSMTLCPPCDARRGVRRR; this comes from the coding sequence ATGCAATTTCGTGGCGTGGCTGTGTCACGGGCTACGCGTCGTCCGTGTCCACCCGTCCTCATCACGGGTCGATGCTTCCTCTTGAAGCCCTGTAGGCACGCGCCTCTTGAGACGTCGAGTCAGCAATACTCGTCCCTGCTGCACGACATGGAGTGTGTAGAGCTGACGCCGTCGGAGTCGCATACGGGAAACCAGCGCGGTACCGTTCCTGCAAATCTTGCTGGTAACAGCTACTACGCGCGGCGGTACAGCGCCCAGGGTGACGCCCGTCGCGGCACCCTGGGCACATCAGAGTCCCGTGTGCAGTTCTGCAGCGGGGATGTGGTGCTTCGCATGTCTCTCTGCGCTGTGCCCCGAGCGCTGGCCCACAGGCGTATCGTGGATGTCACAGGTATGCAGACAAGTTTCCACAATGTCTCTGAGCGACACAGCCGCGCCCTCGCCACGGTTGAAGAGGCAATGCAAACAATGCACCTGCACGATGGGCATGAGGTGCCTGCTCTGCAACGTGGCGATGTGAACCTTATACGGTTACAGGCGAGGTGTGTGTACATCTCCCCTCCGCCATCACACTCTTCTGCGGCAGGCGAAGCTGCTATAGTGAGCCTGAGGCACCTGTCTTCCGTACTTCGGCCGCTGAGCAACCCAGACGTGCTTCTGGCGCAGATGCGGCGGCTGTCTTTTCGGTCTgagatggaggcggtgcaggcggcgcaggtcgCAGCGTCATTTGTCGCGGGGCtgagaggcggcggccctGTACCGGGAGAGCATGGGGCTTCTCTTGACGTCTTCTgctccgcagcggtgctgagACCGGTGGTGCGCGACGGCCACGTAGTTTCCATGACGCTGTGCCCTCCTTGCGACGCCAGGCGAGGAGTTAGGAGACGTTGA
- a CDS encoding hypothetical protein (TriTrypDB/GeneDB-style sysID: LpmP.13.0410), with the protein MPSGPKSNKYTNRHREEARLRDEERRIDSCAAREAAKENAQWAETDPKVLKKMEKQREMEQKQAEKASRVAEKREQLEEEEREMSAKVPKKVAQRQIQKDLAKMLADYDKERNAVKAGQHGAVVEQVKTEEVALPSGNVNRKQGVAAHPAAESESNTVKASGSVTDVLAALEKSGNAAGVAEIPDSRHIGKRAKVLYKAFYAEHLSQVKEERPGLRRTQYNDIIWEMWQKSPTNPFVMRNEKIAHERLEAERRWMEADSNGEDEEEGEVEGGDRCAAK; encoded by the coding sequence ATGCCGAGTGGCCCCAAGAGTAACAAGTACACCAACCGCCACAGGGAAgaggcgcggctgcgcgatGAGGAGCGGCGCATTGACTCCTGCGCGGCCCGCGAGGCAGCCAAGGAGAACGCGCAGTGGGCCGAGACGGACCCAAAAGTGCTGAAGaagatggagaagcagcgggaGATGGAGCAGAAACAGGCGGAGAAGGCCAGCCGTGTCgccgagaagagagagcagctggaggaagaggagcgagagatgAGTGCGAAGGTGCCCAAGAAGGTGGCCCAGCGCCAAATCCAGAAAGACTTGGCGAAGATGTTGGCTGACTACGATAAGGAGCGCAACGCGGTTAAGGCTGGCCAGCACGGCGCAGTGGTCGAACAGGTGAAGACGGAGGAAGTGGCGCTACCTTCCGGCAACGTAAACCGCAAACAGGGCGTGGCTGCGCACCCGGCAGCAGAGTCGGAGAGCAACACCGTCAAGGCCTCTGGCTCCGTGACTGATGTGCTGGCGGCCTTGGAGAAgagcggcaacgccgctggTGTTGCCGAAATCCCCGACAGCCGCCATATCGGCAAACGTGCCAAGGTGCTTTACAAAGCTTTCTACGCAGAACACCTCTcgcaggtgaaggaggagaggccagGCCTGCGTCGCACCCAATACAACGACATTATTTGGGAGATGTGGCAAAAGAGCCCCACCAACCCGTTTGTGATGCGCAACGAGAAGATCGCTCATGAGCGACTAGAGGCTGAGCGGCGGTGGATGGAGGCCGACTCGAAtggcgaggacgaggaggaaggcgaggtTGAGGGTGGCGACAGGTGTGCAGCCAAGTAG